The DNA region CTCAGGGCATTGCTGCTATAAAATAAAAAATGTTGACCGGACGCAAAGATTTGCCCGGATACGTAATGCCAGCTTTTAAGGGCATAAATAAACCAGCTTATAAACACCAGGATCATCACAACCGAACTGCTATCCATAGCCAGCATCAGCGCTTTGTGGTAGCCCATTAAGTATTGGGGCGGCACTACGCCAACCATCGCCAAAAATATAAATAGCAAAATCCCGGCATGCACCCGGAAAAAACCATTTGCAAAAATCTTTAACAACACATTGGTTAGTGGTTTCATTAGCTGATAAACTTTAGGGTTTGCTCTTCAACCAATAATTCGCCTGTTACGGGTAGTGAGCCGTCTTCCAATATTTGGTGCGATGACAATAAAAAACTGGTTCCCTCCTGCTCATACCTCTCCCTTATCCATGTATTTAATATTGCCAACGAGGCTGTATCAATGGTGATCAAAGGTTCATCAAGCAGGATCAATTTGGGATTGCCTAAAAAGGCAAGTAGCAGGGAAAGCTTTTTCATCATGCCGCTGCTGTAAGTACCAACCGGCCGGTCGATGAAGCTTTGCATACCCATGCTTTTAATATACTGCTCCTTCTGTCGGGCCGGCGCGCCTTTAGCAGCAGTAAACAGGGCGATCATTTCCGTACCCGTTAAAAAATCCGGAAATACCGGTTCGGCTTCGGCAAAATTCACAAGCTTACGGTAGGCCACCGGTTGCTTTTTTATGCTGATATTTTCATCAAGCAAAATGTCGCCATCAAACGCCAGGATTCCGGCAATGGATTTTAGTAAGGTGCTTTTACCCGATCCGTTTACTCCTTTTATCCAATAAATGCCGGTTTCAAGGCTAAGATTTTCAATTTTTAAAGCAGGGTAATTACCGTATGATTTTGTGAAATTTTGAAACTGCAGCATCGTTGGTTTTGACGGTATAATGATCCTGTTGTTACACTAAAAGAGACGCTTGTAACGCGTCTCTGAAAGTAATTATCTAAGCAAATCCGAAATCGAAATTCTCAATTCCGAAATTATAACGCGGCTCCCTCAATCAAAGCACTGTAAAACTCACCTACATCCATACCTGCTGCACGTACCTGTTGCGGAATCAAACTGGCGGCAGACTGGCCTGGTGTGGTGTTGATCTCAATAAAATAAAAATCATTACTGCCTTCCAGCAAAATAAAGTCGATCCTTGCCATGCCTCGGCAGTTAAGACGCGTATATACCTCCGTAACTATCCCACCAATTTCTTTAACCTTTTCAGCCGAAAGGTTGGCGGGAGTTATTTCCTGTGTTACGCCAGATGTATATTTCGCCTCGTAATCAAAAAAGTCTTTCGAGGTAATGATCTCCGTAGCCGGCAAAACTTTTATTTTGCCATGTAAACGGGCTATACCAATACTAAACTCGCGGCCTTTAATAAATTCTTCCACCAACACCTGGGCATCTTCCTGAAATGCCCTGTTCAATGCTTCCGGCAGGCCGGCTATGTTTTGCACCTTGCTCATACCCACGCTACTGCCGCCATTATTAGGTTTAACAAACAACGGAAATTTCAAATTAGCTGCTATGGTGGCAACATCATGCACATCGCGCTCAAATAACCGCATGGAATGTGCGGTATGCAAGCCATGGATCCCGTTCACGATAGCTTTGGTATAAGCCTTGTTCATGGTAATGGCCGATGTTGTGGCATCGCAGGTATTATAAGGGATGCCAAGCATATCAAAATAGCCCTGCAGCTTTCCATCCTCGCCGGGGCTGCCATGAATGGTGATGAAGGCAAAGTCGAACTTTATTTTTTCCTGGTTAAGGGTGATGGTAAAATCATTCTTGTCAACATCGACTGTCGCGTCATCTGCTTCAAAAAACCACCTGTCGCGGGTAATTAATATAGTATAAACTTTATAGTTGCTGTTTGACGCCAGGTTAGCTGCGATATTTTTTGCGCTGTTAAGGGATACTTCATATTCGCCGGTAAAACCTCCGGCCAAAAGGGCAATATTTTTAAGACTCATTTTATTTCGGATTTCGGATGTTCGATTTCGAATTTATTTCCAGGAGCAACGAAAGCGACCTGATTTCGAAGTCGAAATTAGAATAAATATCATTGCAAATAATACTAAAGTTTAAATTTTGAGTTTAAAACTCCCAAAATTCTGCAATAATTAATTCCGAAATCGAACATCCGAAATCCGACATCCTAACACCCATATCCAAAATAATTCCTATGTTTGATACTTAATTAAAAGGTTTACCCTTACATATACTGATGAGCAAATTTGGGGCTTACTTAAAATCAAAATCATTTCGTAATAACTTATTAATGGCTATTGTAACCGTGATAGCCGTTGTTTTAATAGCTTTTTTTAGTCTTGGTTATTATACCCGTCATGGTTCGGGCATACCCGTGCCAAAGCTTAAAGGCCTTACCATTGATAAGGCCATGGATATTTTAAAAGAGCAGGGATTCGGCTATAAAATTGACTCTGTTTATGTACAGGATATAGCCCCGGGTACTATCGTTGAGCAAGACCCGGATCCCGGGACCAACGTTAAAGAAAGCCGGGTAATTTACCTTACCATGGTAACCCTGCAGGCACCAAATGTAGCCCTGCCCGACCTTGAACAAAGCAATTATCGCGAAGCTATAGCTACCATATCAAATTATGGCTTAAAAGTGGGCGATACAACTTACCGATCAGATATTGCCCGTGATCGGATCCTGGAGGTACGTTTTGGCGGACAGGTGATAAAAACAGGTACCAAAATACCTAAAGGCTCAAGAATAGATTTGGTTTTGGGTGATGGTGAAGGTGCAAGCGAAGTGGAAATACCCGAACTGGTAAATCTTGATCTTGATGCGGCCCGCTTTGCTATAAAAGGTGCTGGCTTAACTGTTGGGATCATTACTTACCAGGGTACTATTACTGATTCAACTAACGTAGTTGTCGTTTCGCAATACCCAATGAAAACCGATTCGTTAAGCAAAACAAGTATTGGTACACGTATAAATCTTACTGTTTCACAAGGTACGAAAACAGATGCAGTTCCACCGGCAAATTAAAGCTTCCGAATTGCTTGAGCGCTTAGGCAAAGGTGAAAGCCTTAACCTGCTTGACGTGCGCGAAGTTATTGAATTCCATACTTATAATATAGGCGGCCATAATATGCCGCTTTCAAATTTGGAGAATGCGCTTAACAATTTACCCTATAACAAAACAGATGAGATAATCGTTATGTGCAAAGTTGGTTTAAGGAGCCAAACAGCACAAAACATATTGGAGCGGCATGGCTATAACAATGTGCGTAATTTACACGGCGGATTAGTTGCCATTCAAAAATTAAAATAAATACAACAAACACCATCTATTCAATATCATGACCGCGGAAAAACAAGGATCAGGCATACTGAAAAAATTTATTATAGCGCTGGTAATCATTATCGTTGTGCTTTTAGGCTTTACAGGTTTCAATTATTACCTTAAATACTTCGGCCCTAACGTTACTGATAAACAGGAGTACTTATACATTCACACCGGCGCTACTTTTGGCGATGTTTTTAAAACCATACAGGATGAGGGCATTGTGAAAGATACTGCTTCATTTGGCTGGGCTGCCCGTAATATGAATTATATTAACCGTGTAAAACCAGGTAAATATCGCCTGCATGAGGGTATGGGAAACCGCAAGCTCATCAATATGCTGGCATCAGGTACACAGGAACCTGTTAAGGTTGAATTTCATGGTTTAAGGCTTAAAGAACAGTTTGCAGGCTTTATCTCTAAAAAAATCGAACCCGATTCAATGTCAATCATCAGGCTGCTCGATTCGGCAAGTTTTGTAGGTAAATATGGTTTTACTACCGATAATGTATATACGGTGATCATGCCCGATTCATACCAGATGTACTGGAATACGAGCCCGGAAAAGTTCTTTAAACGAATGTATGACCACTATCAGGCTTTTTGGACACCTGAACGTAAACAACTGGCCGCTGCAATAAACTTAACCCCACAAGAAGTATCTGTCCTGGCATCAATAGTTGATGCTGAAGCGCTGCATGATGATGAAATGCCCGCCGTAGCAGGTTTATACCTTAATCGTCTTAAAAGAGGAATGAAACTGGAGGCCGACCCTACCGTGATCTTCGCACTGAACGACTTTACTATAAAACGCGTGCTTACCCGATATCTTTCATATAACTCGCCATATAATACTTATCTGCATACAGGTTTGCCCCCAGGTCCTATCATGATGCCATCGGTTAATGCGGTTAAAGCAGTGTTGAACTATCAAAAGAGCGATTATATTTACATGTGTGCTAAGGCTGATTTTTCCGGCTACCATGCCTTTGCCACCAACGTGGCGGATCATTTGGTTAATGCGCATAAATTTCAGCAAGCCCTTAACGAACGCAACATCCGCAGGTAATGTTTGAGCATACCACCAAAATCCGGGTGCGCTACGGCGAAACCGATCAGATGGGCTATATGTACTACGGTAACTATGCCGAATTTTATGAAGTTGGTCGTGTAGAGATGCTGCGCAGCCTTGGCCTTACCTATAAAGGCATGGAAGAATCGGGTATTATGATGCCTGTGCTCGAGCTTCAATGCAAATACCTGAAGCCTGCTTTATATGACGAGGAGATCAGCATCAGAGTGATCATGGATAAGCTACCCGGTATTCGCATCCATTTCAGGTATGAACTTACAAATCCCAAAGGCGAACTTATTAATACCGGCGAAACATTACTCGTATTCATTAACATGAAAACCAATCGCCCATGCCTGCCCCCACAGGATTTTGCCAACAGATTAATGCCCTTTTTTAAGTAGCTTTGGTTTAAATGAAATGGCTGCACCGCTTTTTACTCCGGTTTAGGTTCTACAGGTACATCATCGAGTGGACGAAGTCTGTCATTATTCCAGGTTTCAGGCCATTGCCTCTTTATACAGTTATAGACTTTTTTGTAAAAGAAATTACCAATAACTCGCTCATTAACCGGGCTTACGCATTAGCATATAGTTTCATGCTGGCCGTTTTTCCCGCCACCATTTTTTTGTTTACCCTTATCCCCTACGTGCCCATAAAACATTTTAAAGGCAACCTGATGATGGTACTGGCGTCTGTAATGCCTACAAATGCTTATATGGCATTCAGGGAAACCCTTTTTGATATCGTAAGCAATCAAAACGGCAAGCTCCTTTCGTTCGGTTTCCTAACAACCTTGTATTTTGCTACGAATGGCGTTATCAATCTCATGAAAGCCTTTAATAAATCCTCATTAATTGAGGATAAGCGGAGCTGGCTCAAAAGGCGCCTGGTAGCAACAGGGATTACCGTAGCTATAAGCTTTGCGTTATTGCTGGCCATTTCCATACTCATCCTGGGTCAATCTATTATCCGGTTTATCCAATCGCATGTAGCGTCTGAAAATCATTTTTGGGTTTACCCGGTTATGCTGTTCAGGTGGGTAATTATTGTAGTGATTATTTTTGTGACCATAGGGTGCTTGTACCGCTACGCTCCTGCACATAAAAAGAAATGGAATTTTATTAATCCTGGTTCCATACTGGCTACGGCACTGGCAGTTTTAACCTCACTGGGCTTTTCCTATTATATCAACAATTTCTCGTCGTACAATAAAGTTTACGGGTCCATTGGTACGCTCATCGTTGTGATGATCTGGATGTATATAAACTCATTAATTTTAATAATCGGGTTCGAATTAAATGCGTCCGTAGAGCTTTCCAAGCGTACAATTCGCATTGTAAAACCCCGATTTAACACTTTTCGGGCAAAAAAAACCGACCATTCAAAAAATTAACTTATTATTAATCAATAATTTATATAGATTATTTAATTAAATGAAAAAAAGTGAAATTCAAATTTGGCAATTCGCCCCGGATTTGTACTTTTGTCCCCGGAGAGTTGGCAGAGTGGTCGATTGCGGCAGTCTTGAAAACTGTTGAACTGTGAAAGGTTCCTGGGGTTCGAATCCCTAACTCTCCGCCAAGTATTATTCAATTAGAATCAAAAGCACTGTAAATGAATCATTTACGGCGCTTTTTTGTTTTTAGCCCTCTCGAAAATAAACCAATCAATCGCGGATCCATATCACGCACCATATCCTGCGTAAACTTAGACAGTGGGTGTTTGTAAATATCTTACGACTGATCGTAATTGCCAATGATCAGGCTGTTCAACATAACCGGATAAGATTGGAAAAAAAGGAGAGTAACTAAAAGCTACCGATGCATATCCTCACATGGTATCCATGAAAGATAAAGTAAATTGGTGAATACCGGGATTGTTTAACCAGGTATTGGATATGGAAACAGGTGAGTTGATATACACATTTGCTTTTGCTACTACTAACACAATCAGCTGATGCGTCAAATTCATAATAAGACTATAAATCGCGTATGCCCGCTGTGCTAAGCGACGATGTTGTATATGACTGATTACTTAGAAATTAAGTCTTTGTCTGTAAGTATTCAACCTTTTTCCCGGTCAATTTTAGGATCGCTCAAGATTACGACTGTTATTTGAGACCCAGTTAACAGAATCGGGTATGGGCGTTGCATACCTGTTTTCACAAAACGAAAAGCCGTCCCAGTTTCATATATTTTTTTTAATTTAGTCCCAATGAAACTTAAACCCGCACACATCTTTTTTACACTTTTTGCTATACCGCTGATTTTCCTGTCTTCCTGTAAGGATTTTATCGAGCCGAATATTGACAAACGTCCGGTTACCCTCCAAGCCCCTTCAGATAAATATCAAAGTACCAACTACAATATTAATTTTTGGTGGAATGAAGTCGAAGATGCATTGTCTTACAGACTCCAGGTCGTTTCTCCGGGCTTCGATACCATCGGCGGGCTTGTTGCAGACACTCTTATTAAAGGAAACCATTTTACGTTTACATTGGATCCGGGAGAATATGAATGGCGCGTAAGGGCAGAAAACGGCAGTTCCCAAACAGCGTTCAGTACCGCCAGCCGGCTTACTGTTATTCCTTCAACGCTGGCCGCCCAAACGGTGACGCTCAGTTCCCCGGCGAACAACACCATCACCAACCAAACCAGCGCTAATTTTAAATGGGGAGCACTTTTCAACGCTACTGTTTATCATCTGCAAGTGGATACCAACAATTTTGCCGACGCGAATAATATCCTGATTGATCAAACCATTCCTGGTCAGCAATACAATTATAAATTTCCGAAGGACCAGAATTATCAATGGCGTGTGAGGGCAGAGAACGCTACCGAACAATCCAAATGGTCTACAGTAAATAATATTGGTTTCGATTCTACCCCACCTGGGGGTGTCACGTTGTCTGCGCCCCAAAACAATGCAGTGGTTGCCAAACCAGTGAGCCTGCAGTGGAGCAAATCTTCCGGCACCGTCAATTATAAACTATATGTATACAAGGCGGATTCCACCACCCTTTACAGTACGGCTTTTCCGATGCTGTTGAACACCAATTCATACAGTTTTTCGCTTGGGGCATCCGGAGAACGGATTTACTGGCAGGTCTCCGCATTAGATGGCGCGGGTAATGAAAGCGTCCTTTCTGCGTTGCAAAGCTTCGCGCTCCAATAACAGGATTTATGAAGAATAAAAAGTCCACATATCTCCTTGGCGCAGCTGTCCTGATTGTTTGGAGCCTGATCATTTACCGTGTATTCAGCGCCGTAAATGACAGTGGATCGGATGAGCCTGTCATGACTGCTCCGGCAAAAAAGGAGGCATATAACGATTATGCCCTCCCTCCTGATACCACGCATTTATTGGCAAATTACTCTGATCCTTTTGGTAGTATTCAGCCGGTAGACA from Mucilaginibacter sp. SJ includes:
- a CDS encoding ABC transporter ATP-binding protein, coding for MLQFQNFTKSYGNYPALKIENLSLETGIYWIKGVNGSGKSTLLKSIAGILAFDGDILLDENISIKKQPVAYRKLVNFAEAEPVFPDFLTGTEMIALFTAAKGAPARQKEQYIKSMGMQSFIDRPVGTYSSGMMKKLSLLLAFLGNPKLILLDEPLITIDTASLAILNTWIRERYEQEGTSFLLSSHQILEDGSLPVTGELLVEEQTLKFIS
- a CDS encoding D-alanine--D-alanine ligase — its product is MSLKNIALLAGGFTGEYEVSLNSAKNIAANLASNSNYKVYTILITRDRWFFEADDATVDVDKNDFTITLNQEKIKFDFAFITIHGSPGEDGKLQGYFDMLGIPYNTCDATTSAITMNKAYTKAIVNGIHGLHTAHSMRLFERDVHDVATIAANLKFPLFVKPNNGGSSVGMSKVQNIAGLPEALNRAFQEDAQVLVEEFIKGREFSIGIARLHGKIKVLPATEIITSKDFFDYEAKYTSGVTQEITPANLSAEKVKEIGGIVTEVYTRLNCRGMARIDFILLEGSNDFYFIEINTTPGQSAASLIPQQVRAAGMDVGEFYSALIEGAAL
- a CDS encoding PASTA domain-containing protein; the encoded protein is MSKFGAYLKSKSFRNNLLMAIVTVIAVVLIAFFSLGYYTRHGSGIPVPKLKGLTIDKAMDILKEQGFGYKIDSVYVQDIAPGTIVEQDPDPGTNVKESRVIYLTMVTLQAPNVALPDLEQSNYREAIATISNYGLKVGDTTYRSDIARDRILEVRFGGQVIKTGTKIPKGSRIDLVLGDGEGASEVEIPELVNLDLDAARFAIKGAGLTVGIITYQGTITDSTNVVVVSQYPMKTDSLSKTSIGTRINLTVSQGTKTDAVPPAN
- a CDS encoding rhodanese-like domain-containing protein → MLERLGKGESLNLLDVREVIEFHTYNIGGHNMPLSNLENALNNLPYNKTDEIIVMCKVGLRSQTAQNILERHGYNNVRNLHGGLVAIQKLK
- the mltG gene encoding endolytic transglycosylase MltG, giving the protein MTAEKQGSGILKKFIIALVIIIVVLLGFTGFNYYLKYFGPNVTDKQEYLYIHTGATFGDVFKTIQDEGIVKDTASFGWAARNMNYINRVKPGKYRLHEGMGNRKLINMLASGTQEPVKVEFHGLRLKEQFAGFISKKIEPDSMSIIRLLDSASFVGKYGFTTDNVYTVIMPDSYQMYWNTSPEKFFKRMYDHYQAFWTPERKQLAAAINLTPQEVSVLASIVDAEALHDDEMPAVAGLYLNRLKRGMKLEADPTVIFALNDFTIKRVLTRYLSYNSPYNTYLHTGLPPGPIMMPSVNAVKAVLNYQKSDYIYMCAKADFSGYHAFATNVADHLVNAHKFQQALNERNIRR
- a CDS encoding acyl-CoA thioesterase, which translates into the protein MFEHTTKIRVRYGETDQMGYMYYGNYAEFYEVGRVEMLRSLGLTYKGMEESGIMMPVLELQCKYLKPALYDEEISIRVIMDKLPGIRIHFRYELTNPKGELINTGETLLVFINMKTNRPCLPPQDFANRLMPFFK
- a CDS encoding YihY/virulence factor BrkB family protein, whose amino-acid sequence is MKWLHRFLLRFRFYRYIIEWTKSVIIPGFRPLPLYTVIDFFVKEITNNSLINRAYALAYSFMLAVFPATIFLFTLIPYVPIKHFKGNLMMVLASVMPTNAYMAFRETLFDIVSNQNGKLLSFGFLTTLYFATNGVINLMKAFNKSSLIEDKRSWLKRRLVATGITVAISFALLLAISILILGQSIIRFIQSHVASENHFWVYPVMLFRWVIIVVIIFVTIGCLYRYAPAHKKKWNFINPGSILATALAVLTSLGFSYYINNFSSYNKVYGSIGTLIVVMIWMYINSLILIIGFELNASVELSKRTIRIVKPRFNTFRAKKTDHSKN